The Agelaius phoeniceus isolate bAgePho1 chromosome 4, bAgePho1.hap1, whole genome shotgun sequence genome includes a region encoding these proteins:
- the TADA2B gene encoding transcriptional adapter 2-beta isoform X1 produces the protein MAELGKKYCVYCLAEVSPLRFRCTECADIELCPECFSAGAEIGPHRRWHGYQLVDGGRFTLWGAEAEGGWSSREEQLLLDAIEQFGFGNWEDMAAHVGASRTPQEVMEHYVSMYIHGNLGKACIPDTIPNRVTDHTCPSGGPLSPSLTTPLPPLDISVAEQQQLGYMPLRDDYEIEYDQDAETLISGLSVNYDDDDVEIELKRAHVDMYVRKLKERQRRKNIARDYNLVPAFLGKDKKDKEKTPKRKITKEEKELRLKLRPLYQFMSCKEFEDFFENMHKERILRAKIRELQRYRRNGITKMEESAEYEAARHKREKRKENKNIASSKRGKEEGKEGEFAAIENLPGFELLSDREKVLCSSLNLSPARYVTVKTIIIKDHLQKRQGIPSKSRLPSYLDKVLKKRILNFLTESGWISRDAS, from the exons ATGGCGGAACTGGGGAAGAAGTACTGCGTGTACTGCCTGGCCGAGGTGAGCCCGCTGCGCTTCCGCTGCACCGAGTGCGCCGACATCGAGCTCTGCCCCGAGTGCTTCTCGGCGGGCGCCGAGATCGGCCCGCACCGCCGATGGCACGGCTACCAGCTGGTGGACGGCGGCCGCTTCACCCTCTGGGGCGCCGAGGCCGAGGGCGGCTGGAGCAGCCgcgaggagcagctgctgctggacgCCATCGAGCAGTTCGGCTTCGGCAACTGG GAGGACATGGCCGCTCACGTGGGCGCGTCCCGAACGCCGCAGGAGGTGATGGAGCACTACGTGAGCATGTACATCCACGGCAACCTGGGCAAGGCCTGCATCCCTGACACCATTCCCAACAGGGTGACGGACCACACGTGTCCCAGCGGCGGCCCGCTGTCCCCCAGCCTGACGACGCCGCTGCCGCCACTGGACATCTCGGTGgccgagcagcagcagctgggctacATGCCCCTGCGCGACGACTACGAGATCGAGTACGACCAGGACGCCGAGACGCTCATCAGCGGCCTCTCGGTCAACTACGACGACGACGACGTGGAGATTGAGCTGAAGAGGGCTCACGTGGACATGTACGTGAGGAAGCTCAAGGAGAGGCAGCGGCGCAAGAACATCGCGCGAGATTATAACTTGGTACCGGCCTTCCTAGGGAAGGACAAAAAGGACAAGGAGAAAACTCCCAAACGGAAGATcacaaaggaagagaaggagttgAGGTTGAAACTGAGGCCTTTGTACCAGTTCATGTCTTGTAAGGAGTTTGAAGACTTCTTTGAGAACATGCACAAGGAGAGGATACTTCGAGCGAAGATTCGGGAGCTGCAGCGGTACCGGCGGAACGGGATCACCAAAATGGAGGAGTCGGCAGAGTACGAGGCGGCCCGGCACAAACGggaaaagaggaaggagaaCAAGAACATAGCtagttccaagagagggaaggaagagggTAAAGAAGGTGAATTTGCTGCCATTGAAAACCTGCCTGGCTTTGAACTCTTGTCGGACAGGGAAAAggtgctctgcagctctctgaaCTTGAGTCCTGCACGTTACGTGACTGTAAAAACTATCATCATTAAAGACCATCTCCAAAAAAGACAAGGAATTCCTTCAAAGAGTCGCCTTCCCAGTTACTTAGATAAGGTACtgaagaaaaggattttaaacTTTCTGACAGAAAGTGGTTGGATATCCAGGGATGCTTCATGA
- the TADA2B gene encoding transcriptional adapter 2-beta isoform X2, producing MAELGKKYCVYCLAEEDMAAHVGASRTPQEVMEHYVSMYIHGNLGKACIPDTIPNRVTDHTCPSGGPLSPSLTTPLPPLDISVAEQQQLGYMPLRDDYEIEYDQDAETLISGLSVNYDDDDVEIELKRAHVDMYVRKLKERQRRKNIARDYNLVPAFLGKDKKDKEKTPKRKITKEEKELRLKLRPLYQFMSCKEFEDFFENMHKERILRAKIRELQRYRRNGITKMEESAEYEAARHKREKRKENKNIASSKRGKEEGKEGEFAAIENLPGFELLSDREKVLCSSLNLSPARYVTVKTIIIKDHLQKRQGIPSKSRLPSYLDKVLKKRILNFLTESGWISRDAS from the exons ATGGCGGAACTGGGGAAGAAGTACTGCGTGTACTGCCTGGCCGAG GAGGACATGGCCGCTCACGTGGGCGCGTCCCGAACGCCGCAGGAGGTGATGGAGCACTACGTGAGCATGTACATCCACGGCAACCTGGGCAAGGCCTGCATCCCTGACACCATTCCCAACAGGGTGACGGACCACACGTGTCCCAGCGGCGGCCCGCTGTCCCCCAGCCTGACGACGCCGCTGCCGCCACTGGACATCTCGGTGgccgagcagcagcagctgggctacATGCCCCTGCGCGACGACTACGAGATCGAGTACGACCAGGACGCCGAGACGCTCATCAGCGGCCTCTCGGTCAACTACGACGACGACGACGTGGAGATTGAGCTGAAGAGGGCTCACGTGGACATGTACGTGAGGAAGCTCAAGGAGAGGCAGCGGCGCAAGAACATCGCGCGAGATTATAACTTGGTACCGGCCTTCCTAGGGAAGGACAAAAAGGACAAGGAGAAAACTCCCAAACGGAAGATcacaaaggaagagaaggagttgAGGTTGAAACTGAGGCCTTTGTACCAGTTCATGTCTTGTAAGGAGTTTGAAGACTTCTTTGAGAACATGCACAAGGAGAGGATACTTCGAGCGAAGATTCGGGAGCTGCAGCGGTACCGGCGGAACGGGATCACCAAAATGGAGGAGTCGGCAGAGTACGAGGCGGCCCGGCACAAACGggaaaagaggaaggagaaCAAGAACATAGCtagttccaagagagggaaggaagagggTAAAGAAGGTGAATTTGCTGCCATTGAAAACCTGCCTGGCTTTGAACTCTTGTCGGACAGGGAAAAggtgctctgcagctctctgaaCTTGAGTCCTGCACGTTACGTGACTGTAAAAACTATCATCATTAAAGACCATCTCCAAAAAAGACAAGGAATTCCTTCAAAGAGTCGCCTTCCCAGTTACTTAGATAAGGTACtgaagaaaaggattttaaacTTTCTGACAGAAAGTGGTTGGATATCCAGGGATGCTTCATGA